A window from Nitrosopumilus adriaticus encodes these proteins:
- the rplX gene encoding 50S ribosomal protein L24 — MKPTKMRNNMIFRATFQTRSKQLGSTLSKDLRKKYGKRSVRAIEGDSVTILRGEFKGVEGKISKVSTQKSSVAIDGVKKEKTKGDKFDVYIHTSNLLVTSLSTDDKWRILKLEGKNPSKQPKVTPTKDTPTKEEPKETKVEEKNEKKEDEN; from the coding sequence ATGAAACCAACAAAAATGCGCAATAATATGATTTTTCGTGCAACATTTCAAACTAGAAGTAAACAACTTGGAAGCACATTATCAAAGGATCTTCGTAAAAAATATGGAAAGAGAAGTGTTCGTGCAATTGAAGGTGACAGTGTGACAATACTCCGAGGAGAATTCAAAGGAGTTGAAGGAAAAATATCCAAAGTATCTACTCAAAAAAGCAGTGTTGCAATTGATGGAGTAAAGAAAGAAAAAACTAAAGGAGATAAATTTGATGTTTATATTCACACATCTAATCTGTTAGTAACTTCACTTAGTACTGATGACAAATGGAGAATTTTAAAACTTGAGGGCAAGAATCCAAGCAAGCAACCTAAAGTGACACCTACAAAAGATACTCCAACTAAAGAAGAGCCTAAAGAAACAAAAGTAGAAGAAAAAAATGAAAAAAAGGAAGATGAGAATTAA
- a CDS encoding 30S ribosomal protein S4e → MVSIAGSKKLKRQMAPQFWGINRKSKRFVITVKPGPHKKSHAVPSAVFLRDMLNIVTSLREAKSSIYSGKIKVDGIVRKSLHHAIGLMDVVELENVSEVYRLVPTEEKLLQPIKINESEKSKKLVRVTSKTTINKGQTQIGFHDGRSIISDSKVSVGDTCLIQIPEVKILEIIKLEVGSHGLVTRGNNTGKVGKIETIEEGTFILPKRVILALEDRKIEIPADIIMSIGKGEPVIQIK, encoded by the coding sequence ATGGTAAGTATAGCAGGCAGTAAAAAACTCAAACGTCAAATGGCCCCACAGTTCTGGGGAATTAACAGAAAAAGCAAACGATTTGTAATTACTGTAAAACCAGGTCCACATAAAAAAAGTCATGCAGTACCATCTGCAGTATTTCTAAGAGACATGTTAAACATCGTCACTAGTCTTAGGGAAGCAAAAAGTTCAATTTATTCAGGAAAGATAAAAGTAGACGGAATTGTTAGAAAATCACTTCATCATGCAATAGGGCTAATGGATGTTGTAGAGTTGGAAAATGTTTCAGAGGTTTATCGTTTAGTTCCTACTGAAGAAAAATTACTACAACCAATAAAGATTAACGAATCTGAGAAATCAAAAAAATTGGTCAGAGTCACAAGTAAGACTACCATCAATAAAGGGCAAACACAAATAGGATTTCATGATGGGCGTTCAATAATTTCAGATAGCAAAGTAAGTGTTGGAGATACATGTTTGATTCAAATTCCAGAAGTTAAAATTCTCGAAATTATTAAATTAGAAGTAGGAAGTCACGGTTTAGTAACACGTGGAAATAACACAGGTAAAGTAGGAAAGATTGAAACAATCGAAGAAGGAACATTCATTCTTCCAAAAAGAGTTATTCTAGCACTAGAAGATAGAAAAATCGAGATTCCTGCAGACATCATCATGTCAATTGGTAAAGGAGAGCCAGTTATTCAAATAAAGTGA
- a CDS encoding 50S ribosomal protein L5: MSQTTEPVMKKITLEKVVLNMGVGKSGDVINIAKKALDQISGKKSSSRAAKETQRDWGVRKGEPIGVAVTIRGNDAKELLKRLLEAKGNVVNGKSFDNFGNYSFGIKEHIDIPGVKYDPQIGILGLGISITLTRPGYGIRNRSKHKASVGKKHIISNQEAKDYLVKEFGVSVA, from the coding sequence ATGTCTCAAACTACAGAACCAGTAATGAAAAAAATCACTCTTGAGAAAGTAGTTCTCAATATGGGAGTAGGAAAATCAGGAGATGTAATCAATATTGCCAAAAAAGCACTTGATCAAATATCAGGAAAAAAATCATCATCAAGAGCTGCAAAAGAAACTCAAAGAGACTGGGGAGTTAGAAAAGGAGAGCCAATAGGTGTTGCAGTAACAATTCGAGGTAACGACGCAAAAGAATTACTAAAAAGATTGTTAGAAGCAAAAGGCAATGTCGTTAATGGAAAATCATTTGATAATTTTGGAAATTATTCATTTGGAATTAAAGAACACATAGACATTCCAGGAGTAAAATATGATCCACAAATAGGAATTTTAGGTTTAGGAATTTCAATTACACTTACACGACCAGGATACGGAATTAGAAATAGAAGTAAACACAAAGCAAGTGTTGGAAAAAAACACATCATTAGCAATCAAGAAGCAAAGGATTATCTAGTAAAAGAATTTGGAGTGTCAGTAGCATAA
- a CDS encoding 30S ribosomal protein S14: MAKDRSYEATGRKKHDFGRGSRWCKRCGDYTAVIQKYDLMLCRRCFREVATSLGFRKNK; encoded by the coding sequence ATGGCAAAAGATAGATCATATGAAGCAACTGGAAGAAAAAAGCACGACTTTGGAAGAGGTTCACGATGGTGTAAAAGATGCGGAGATTATACAGCTGTAATTCAAAAATATGATCTAATGCTATGCAGACGATGCTTCAGAGAAGTCGCAACATCTTTAGGGTTCAGGAAAAATAAGTGA
- a CDS encoding 30S ribosomal protein S8, whose translation MPATNILANLFVTLYNNETRRKGDCVILPTSKLGIEVLKTLQKDGYIGEFEHIDDKRGGKFKIKLLAKITKCGAISPRFKVKNDEYNNWEQQYLPAYDRGMLLVTTNQGVMSHHEASEKGIGGFLIGYVY comes from the coding sequence ATGCCAGCAACTAACATTTTAGCAAATCTATTCGTTACACTTTACAACAATGAAACAAGAAGAAAGGGAGACTGTGTTATTCTCCCAACATCAAAATTAGGTATCGAGGTTCTAAAAACACTCCAGAAAGATGGGTATATTGGAGAATTTGAGCACATTGATGATAAAAGAGGCGGTAAATTCAAAATCAAGTTATTGGCCAAAATTACAAAATGTGGAGCAATATCACCAAGATTCAAAGTAAAAAACGATGAATACAATAATTGGGAACAGCAATACTTGCCGGCATATGATAGAGGCATGTTATTAGTAACAACAAACCAAGGGGTAATGTCACATCATGAAGCATCAGAGAAAGGAATTGGAGGATTTTTGATAGGTTATGTCTACTAA
- the rplF gene encoding 50S ribosomal protein L6, giving the protein MSTKQMEKFQDEIIIPEGVKLTLNKHMLSFVGPLGKTHKSFRTIPVNIEIAENKVILNAIGSRKRDYAILHTARSIIRNICEGLVNGYTIKMKIVYSHFPITVKVEGKKILIENFQGERAPRVTKSVGNTKVIPKGEDVILTGEVWTDITQTAANIELKSKVKNKDHRVFLDGIYAFEKKKGIEK; this is encoded by the coding sequence ATGTCTACTAAGCAAATGGAGAAATTTCAGGATGAGATAATCATCCCAGAAGGAGTCAAACTTACACTAAACAAACACATGTTATCTTTTGTAGGACCACTAGGAAAAACCCACAAAAGTTTCAGAACCATCCCAGTTAACATAGAGATTGCAGAAAACAAAGTAATTCTAAATGCAATTGGAAGTAGAAAGAGAGACTATGCAATTCTGCACACTGCAAGATCCATTATTAGAAATATTTGTGAAGGTTTGGTAAATGGATATACAATTAAGATGAAAATTGTGTACTCACACTTTCCAATCACAGTAAAAGTAGAAGGAAAAAAAATTCTGATTGAAAACTTTCAAGGCGAAAGAGCCCCAAGAGTTACAAAAAGTGTTGGAAACACCAAAGTAATTCCAAAGGGCGAAGACGTAATTTTAACAGGTGAAGTGTGGACAGACATTACACAAACAGCAGCTAATATTGAACTTAAAAGTAAAGTAAAAAATAAAGATCACAGAGTTTTTCTTGATGGCATATATGCATTTGAGAAAAAGAAAGGTATAGAAAAATAA
- a CDS encoding DUF2299 family protein, whose amino-acid sequence MSASRLRDSVERWLIHEGLSFEEVKNPENTFQILVKHAGQTGIPIEIFEPKGQQGILVIGAKVIMKNNQIVRYLGFNEQEKENFEKKVADYCYSIQAINKIITEDGKQKIGVYVVLDDKENINQQTVFDAIESVSEKHEKTSRFLLKTF is encoded by the coding sequence ATGAGTGCATCAAGACTGAGAGATAGTGTTGAAAGATGGTTAATCCACGAAGGATTATCTTTTGAGGAAGTAAAAAATCCAGAGAACACTTTTCAGATTTTGGTAAAGCATGCAGGTCAGACAGGCATCCCCATAGAAATATTTGAGCCAAAAGGACAACAAGGGATTCTAGTAATAGGAGCCAAAGTAATAATGAAAAATAATCAAATTGTAAGATATTTGGGATTTAATGAGCAAGAAAAAGAGAATTTTGAGAAAAAAGTAGCAGATTACTGTTATTCCATTCAAGCGATAAACAAAATCATCACAGAGGACGGAAAACAGAAGATCGGAGTTTATGTCGTACTAGACGATAAAGAAAACATCAACCAACAAACAGTTTTTGATGCAATAGAGAGTGTATCAGAAAAACATGAAAAAACATCAAGATTTCTGTTAAAGACATTCTAA
- a CDS encoding DUF4352 domain-containing protein, producing MAGMGVIIVIGAIIASMVVANYMYTQYTTNYIEAVAGKPIIVGPVEYTLSFEGTHEGSKEVKPENTFVKIGITAKNISNEKTIISGGQFYIVDEKEQKHEAVFGEFSSKDLFLETLEPNKPIERTTQFDIPYDEEKKYKIIIRPQKDQSTVDTAVVCITNC from the coding sequence ATGGCAGGAATGGGTGTAATTATTGTGATTGGAGCTATCATAGCTTCAATGGTTGTTGCAAATTACATGTATACACAATATACCACAAACTACATCGAAGCAGTTGCAGGGAAACCAATCATCGTGGGACCAGTAGAATATACTCTTTCTTTTGAGGGAACTCATGAAGGAAGTAAAGAAGTAAAACCAGAAAACACGTTTGTAAAAATAGGAATTACTGCAAAAAACATCAGTAATGAAAAAACAATCATTTCAGGAGGGCAATTTTACATTGTTGATGAAAAAGAACAAAAACACGAAGCTGTATTTGGAGAATTTTCATCAAAAGATTTGTTTTTAGAAACTCTGGAACCAAACAAACCGATTGAGAGAACAACACAGTTTGACATTCCATATGATGAAGAAAAAAAATACAAAATAATTATTCGACCACAAAAAGATCAATCAACAGTGGATACTGCTGTTGTTTGCATTACAAATTGTTGA
- a CDS encoding PPOX class F420-dependent oxidoreductase — protein MEEKVVKLFSEKNLVFIATVMKDGSPQVSPVWANFEDGYVLVNTAEGRIKHKNVLRDPRVAVSVVSKDNPLDMTTIRGTVEELIPDYEYKHADKLTRQYMGREHYPFKRDDEKRVILKIKPDKIFVLPELKMNE, from the coding sequence ATTGAAGAAAAAGTTGTAAAGTTGTTTTCTGAGAAAAATCTTGTTTTCATTGCAACTGTAATGAAGGATGGCTCTCCTCAAGTCTCACCTGTCTGGGCAAATTTTGAAGATGGATATGTTCTTGTAAATACTGCGGAGGGTAGAATAAAACACAAAAATGTATTACGTGATCCACGTGTCGCAGTATCTGTTGTATCAAAAGACAATCCTCTTGACATGACAACAATTCGTGGAACTGTTGAGGAATTAATTCCAGATTATGAATACAAACATGCAGACAAACTCACAAGGCAATACATGGGACGAGAGCATTATCCATTCAAACGTGATGATGAAAAAAGAGTCATACTAAAAATTAAGCCAGACAAAATTTTTGTTTTGCCTGAATTAAAGATGAATGAGTAG
- a CDS encoding winged helix-turn-helix domain-containing protein, producing MSTLLEKQIKVNRIVTTSIGHARAIEDPARAKIVEILYHQALSADQISTALKKTGYKKALTTVRHHLEILKESGLIEIARIEESRGAITKYYSTSTKLLDFQTPEDFDSTYSKVIDNTSTKIEKILKGLTPKTKSKGKKSEDYSQYLVMEIMNRAMTNVLEKSNSK from the coding sequence ATGTCAACGTTACTAGAAAAGCAAATCAAAGTTAATCGTATTGTTACGACAAGTATTGGACACGCACGTGCAATTGAAGACCCTGCACGAGCCAAAATTGTGGAAATTTTATACCATCAAGCATTGTCAGCAGACCAAATTTCAACTGCTCTAAAAAAGACAGGTTACAAAAAAGCCTTGACAACTGTTCGTCATCATTTGGAGATTCTAAAAGAATCAGGATTAATTGAAATTGCACGTATTGAGGAATCTCGAGGTGCGATAACAAAATACTATAGTACGTCAACAAAGTTACTGGATTTTCAAACGCCTGAGGATTTTGACTCTACATACTCTAAGGTAATCGATAACACCTCTACAAAAATTGAAAAAATACTCAAAGGTCTAACTCCAAAAACAAAATCAAAAGGAAAAAAATCTGAAGACTATTCACAGTATCTTGTAATGGAAATTATGAATAGAGCGATGACAAATGTACTTGAAAAATCAAACAGCAAATAG
- a CDS encoding response regulator yields MKILHIDDNKEILEPFEFYFEINDDYDYTPCKDPEKGLELIKNGNFDIILLDLSMPKMSGYEIIDILYQNDEIKNKKIVIFSASNQSEKEMNELIKKGVHSCLQKTIPINEILEHLEKSLGVLDVTTK; encoded by the coding sequence ATGAAAATACTCCATATTGATGACAATAAAGAGATTTTAGAGCCATTTGAGTTTTATTTTGAAATAAATGATGATTATGATTATACCCCATGTAAGGACCCAGAAAAAGGACTTGAATTAATTAAAAACGGAAACTTTGACATAATATTACTGGATTTATCAATGCCCAAAATGAGCGGTTATGAGATTATAGATATTCTTTATCAGAACGACGAAATTAAAAATAAAAAAATTGTAATTTTTTCTGCAAGTAATCAAAGTGAAAAAGAAATGAATGAGTTAATTAAAAAAGGGGTTCATTCTTGCCTACAAAAAACCATCCCAATAAATGAAATTTTAGAACATTTAGAAAAGTCATTGGGAGTATTGGATGTCACTACAAAATAG
- a CDS encoding ATP-binding protein produces MSLQNRTNKNKKLNNNQYILYLLIPIIILSCLSILSTNSELFVLQGLDHFYFEMFSVTFGIVVAIYSLSRGYALKDRFSLFIGLGFFVSSIIDLLHGGFSLIHLGDTSFEEYFIPQTWVAGRILMGIVMAIAIIKFSKAEKNTKKPKSISKEIIYYTIFLSGLASVVTMISLIQPLPFLTIDSIIKRPYEILAASLFVFSAIFYFKQKLHHLDDPFYKGVILVLVIDIFGSIIISTSSIVFDTAFNVAHILKNITFFIFIATLSWSSIYHHKIKEKFNQDLNESKKALNEASIIAITDANGIITEVNDKFVEISKYSREELIGSDHNLLKSGYHSREFYRKMWGTITFGKIWRGEIKNKAKDGTFYWVQTNIIPNINEQGKIVGYTTVRTDITEQKEQQERLAGIDVKKDEFMSMISHELKTPLSPIMSWSGMLYDGVLGEMTEKQKHGIMKIQENSKDLLSLINDILDVHKLELGKMNFTMTHFNIKKLLSNIIEDYKLSSSNHCTYLLESDDIIMNSDTSRITQIIKNFLNNAMDFLPENDPKITLSARNENNMVVISVKDNGKGIPKESQKNLFKKFYQVDTSATREHGGTGLGLSICNGIAIGLRGKIGVHSEINQGSEFFIKIPRNTTIELTN; encoded by the coding sequence ATGTCACTACAAAATAGAACCAATAAAAATAAGAAATTAAATAATAATCAATACATCCTATATTTGTTAATACCTATTATCATACTGTCATGTTTATCAATATTAAGTACAAATTCAGAATTATTTGTACTTCAAGGATTAGATCATTTTTATTTTGAAATGTTTTCAGTTACTTTTGGAATAGTTGTTGCAATTTATTCACTATCAAGAGGTTATGCGCTAAAAGATAGATTCTCGCTATTTATAGGATTAGGTTTTTTTGTTTCATCTATAATAGATTTGCTTCACGGAGGGTTTTCATTAATACATTTAGGTGACACAAGTTTTGAAGAGTATTTCATCCCACAAACATGGGTAGCTGGAAGAATTTTGATGGGAATAGTAATGGCAATTGCAATTATAAAATTTAGTAAAGCAGAAAAAAATACTAAAAAACCAAAATCAATCAGCAAAGAAATTATCTATTACACAATATTTCTCTCAGGGCTAGCAAGTGTTGTAACAATGATTTCTTTAATACAACCGTTACCATTTCTTACAATTGATTCCATAATTAAAAGGCCGTATGAAATTTTGGCAGCATCACTATTTGTATTTTCAGCAATATTTTACTTTAAGCAAAAACTTCATCACTTAGATGATCCATTTTACAAAGGAGTCATACTGGTTTTAGTCATAGATATTTTTGGAAGTATTATAATTTCTACTTCAAGTATAGTATTTGATACTGCATTTAATGTGGCACATATTCTAAAAAATATTACATTTTTTATTTTTATTGCTACTTTATCATGGTCTTCAATTTATCACCACAAAATAAAAGAAAAATTCAACCAAGATCTAAATGAATCAAAAAAAGCACTGAATGAAGCATCAATAATTGCAATTACAGATGCAAATGGAATTATCACTGAAGTGAACGACAAGTTTGTCGAAATATCAAAATACAGTAGAGAAGAATTAATAGGATCAGATCATAATTTATTAAAATCAGGTTATCATTCACGGGAATTTTATAGGAAAATGTGGGGAACCATTACTTTTGGAAAAATTTGGAGAGGTGAAATTAAAAATAAAGCAAAGGATGGAACGTTTTACTGGGTACAGACAAACATCATACCAAACATCAATGAACAAGGCAAGATTGTAGGATACACAACAGTTAGAACAGACATTACTGAACAAAAAGAACAACAAGAAAGACTTGCAGGTATTGATGTCAAAAAAGATGAGTTTATGTCAATGATTTCACATGAACTAAAAACACCACTCAGTCCAATTATGAGTTGGTCAGGCATGTTATACGATGGAGTTTTAGGAGAAATGACAGAAAAGCAAAAACACGGAATTATGAAAATTCAAGAAAACTCTAAAGATTTGTTAAGTCTAATCAACGATATTCTAGATGTACATAAACTTGAATTAGGAAAAATGAATTTTACCATGACACATTTTAACATAAAAAAATTGTTATCAAATATTATTGAAGATTATAAATTATCAAGTTCCAATCATTGCACGTATTTGCTAGAGTCAGATGACATTATTATGAATTCAGACACTTCAAGAATAACACAGATAATCAAAAATTTTCTAAATAATGCCATGGATTTTCTTCCCGAAAATGATCCTAAAATCACTTTATCAGCAAGAAATGAAAATAATATGGTGGTAATTTCAGTCAAAGATAATGGAAAAGGAATTCCAAAGGAAAGTCAAAAGAATTTATTTAAAAAATTCTACCAAGTAGATACTTCTGCCACAAGAGAGCACGGTGGAACAGGTTTGGGATTATCAATTTGCAATGGAATTGCCATTGGATTAAGAGGTAAAATTGGGGTACACAGTGAGATAAATCAAGGATCCGAATTTTTTATAAAAATTCCAAGAAACACAACGATTGAATTAACCAATTAG
- a CDS encoding DUF427 domain-containing protein, with the protein MQAIWNDVVIAESDDTVVVEGNHYFPIESIKKEYFEKTDFTSFCGWKGMANYYSVSVNGKTNKDCAWYYEEPNDAAKKIKGMVAFWNGVTIK; encoded by the coding sequence ATGCAAGCAATATGGAATGATGTAGTTATTGCTGAAAGTGATGATACTGTAGTTGTTGAAGGGAATCATTACTTTCCAATTGAATCTATAAAAAAAGAGTATTTTGAAAAGACTGATTTTACATCTTTTTGTGGATGGAAAGGAATGGCTAATTATTACTCCGTTTCAGTAAATGGTAAGACTAACAAAGATTGTGCATGGTATTACGAAGAGCCAAATGATGCTGCCAAAAAAATTAAAGGAATGGTTGCATTTTGGAATGGCGTAACAATAAAGTAA